Proteins co-encoded in one Kutzneria chonburiensis genomic window:
- a CDS encoding sugar ABC transporter substrate-binding protein: protein MRSRTLAVLAVSTGLALAVTGCGANSSNGSSPTSGSSGASNGAKVGVILPETTTSARWEGFDHPLLEAALKAEGFDPIIQNAQGDDQKVSQLADQMLSQGVKVLILASTTGDVGAAVEKKAAQQGVPVIDYDRLNAGGSADYYVSFDNPGVGKLQGQALATALKDKPGAQVIEIEGAPTDNNATLFHDGQESVLAPLYANNTLKLVKSQFIDKWDNQTGGTTFENFLTANGGKVDGVLAANDGLAGAVIAVLQKNGLNGKVPVTGQDATADGLKAILRGDQYMTVFKPIKLEAEAAAKLATALLKNSKADADKIATQKTTDPKTKREVPSLLLDPQAITKDKVKDVISAGAVPKSDVCTGDIAALCTANGIS, encoded by the coding sequence ATGCGGAGCAGAACTCTCGCCGTGCTCGCCGTGAGCACCGGGCTCGCGCTGGCGGTCACCGGGTGTGGCGCCAACAGCAGCAATGGCAGCAGCCCGACGTCGGGCAGCAGCGGTGCCAGCAACGGCGCGAAGGTCGGCGTGATCCTGCCCGAGACCACGACGTCCGCCCGGTGGGAGGGTTTCGACCACCCGCTGCTGGAAGCGGCGCTCAAGGCCGAGGGCTTCGACCCGATCATCCAGAACGCGCAGGGTGACGACCAGAAGGTCTCGCAGCTGGCGGACCAGATGCTCAGCCAGGGCGTCAAGGTGCTGATCCTGGCCTCCACCACCGGTGACGTGGGCGCCGCGGTCGAGAAGAAGGCGGCCCAGCAGGGCGTGCCGGTCATCGACTACGACCGCCTCAACGCCGGCGGCAGCGCCGACTACTACGTCTCGTTCGACAACCCGGGCGTCGGCAAGCTCCAGGGCCAGGCGCTGGCCACCGCGCTGAAGGACAAGCCGGGCGCCCAGGTCATCGAGATCGAGGGTGCGCCGACCGACAACAACGCGACGCTGTTCCACGACGGCCAGGAGTCGGTCCTCGCGCCGCTCTACGCCAACAACACGCTGAAGCTGGTCAAGAGCCAGTTCATCGACAAGTGGGACAACCAGACCGGTGGCACCACGTTCGAGAACTTCCTGACCGCCAACGGCGGCAAGGTTGACGGCGTGCTCGCCGCGAACGACGGCCTCGCCGGCGCGGTCATCGCCGTGCTGCAGAAGAACGGCCTCAACGGCAAGGTCCCGGTGACCGGTCAGGACGCCACCGCCGACGGCCTCAAGGCCATCCTGCGCGGCGACCAGTACATGACCGTCTTCAAGCCGATCAAGCTGGAGGCCGAGGCGGCCGCCAAGCTGGCCACCGCCCTGCTGAAGAACAGCAAGGCCGACGCCGACAAGATCGCCACGCAGAAGACCACGGACCCCAAGACCAAGCGTGAGGTCCCGTCGCTGCTGCTCGACCCGCAGGCGATCACCAAGGACAAGGTCAAGGACGTCATCTCGGCCGGCGCCGTGCCGAAGTCCGACGTCTGCACCGGCGACATCGCCGCGCTCTGCACCGCGAACGGCATCAGCTAG